In Musa acuminata AAA Group cultivar baxijiao chromosome BXJ2-3, Cavendish_Baxijiao_AAA, whole genome shotgun sequence, the following proteins share a genomic window:
- the LOC135607429 gene encoding short-chain dehydrogenase TIC 32, chloroplastic-like encodes MWPFSRKGASGFSWSSTAEEVTEGLDGSGLTAVVTGASSGIGAETARVLALRGVRVVMAVRNLSSGATVKDSILKEIPAAEVDVMELDLTSMASVRKFASEFNSLNLPLNILINNAGVMATPFSLSQDGIELQFATNHVGHFLLTYLLLDNMKNASRTSRIEGRIVNVSSEGHRFAYSEGIRFDKINDQSGYNSIGAYGQSKLANILHANELAKCFKEEKVEIIANSLHPGSIITNLLRYHSFIDVIARTLGKLVLKNVQQGAATTCYVALHPQVKEVSGRYFCDSNLAEPSSKAKDVDLAKKLWDFSVDLVT; translated from the exons ATGTGGCCGTTCAGCCGGAAGGGGGCGTCGGGGTTCTCCTGGTCATCCACCGCGGAGGAGGTCACCGAAGGATTAGATGGGAGCGGCCTCACCGCCGTCGTCACAG GAGCATCGAGTGGAATTGGTGCTGAAACAGCCCGGGTTCTTGCACTTCGAGGTGTTCGCGTAGTTATGGCGGTTAGGAATTTGTCGTCAGGTGCCACAGTAAAGGACTCGATTTTAAAGGAAATTCCGGCTGCCGAGGTTGATGTCATGGAGTTGGATCTTACTTCGATGGCATCAGTGAGAAAGTTTGCCTCTGAATTCAATTCCTTAAATCTTCCTCTGAACATCCTTAT CAACAACGCAGGGGTAATGGCAACTCCATTCTCACTCTCTCAAGATGGTATTGAGCTGCAATTTGCAACTAACCATGTTG GCCATTTTCTTCTGACTTACCTTCTATTGGACAATATGAAGAATGCATCCCGTACATCCAGAATAGAAGGCAGGATTGTTAATGTTTCATCAGAGGGGCATAGATTTGCATACAGTGAAGGAATTCGTTTTGATAAAATAAATGATCAGTCAGG ATACAACAGCATTGGTGCCTATGGGCAGTCAAAGCTTGCGAATATATTGCATGCTAATGAACTTGCAAAATGCTTCAAG GAAGAGAAGGTGGAGATAATTGCCAATTCACTTCATCCTGGATCGATTATCACAAATCTTCTTCGTTACCACAGTTTCATAGATG TCATTGCTCGTACGCTCGGGAAGCTAGTGTTGAAAAATGTGCAGCAG GGGGCAGCAACCACATGCTACGTAGCGCTGCATCCTCAAGTCAAGGAGGTGAGTGGCAGGTACTTTTGCGACAGCAATTTAGCTGAGCCAAGTTCAAAAGCCAAGGATGTGGACTTGGCGAAGAAACTGTGGGACTTCAGTGTAGATTTAGTTACCTGA
- the LOC135607430 gene encoding aquaporin PIP1-1, protein MEGKEEDVRLGANKFSERQPIGTAAQSDKDYKEPPPAPLFEPGELTSWSFYRAGIAEFMATFLFLYITILTVMGVVKSNSKCSTVGIQGIAWAFGGMIFALVYCTAGISGGHINPAVTFGLFLARKLSLTRALFYMVMQCLGAICGAGVVKGYQKGLYESNGGGANVVAPGYTKGDGLGAEIVGTFILVYTVFSATDAKRNARDSHVPILAPLPIGFAVFLVHLATIPITGTGINPARSLGAAIIYNKKHAWDDHWIFWVGPFIGAALAAIYHQIVIRAIPFKSRP, encoded by the exons AAGGACTACAAGGAACCGCCACCGGCTCCCTTGTTCGAGCCCGGGGAGCTCACCTCTTGGTCCTTCTACAGGGCTGGGATAGCGGAGTTCATGGctaccttcctcttcctctacatCACCATCCTCACGGTCATGGGCGTGGTCAAGTCCAACAGCAAGTGCTCCACGGTGGGCATCCAAGGGATTGCCTGGGCCTTCGGTGGCATGATCTTTGCCTTGGTCTACTGTACCGCCGGGATCTCTG GTGGCCACATCAACCCCGCGGTGACCTTCGGGCTGTTCCTGGCGAGGAAGCTGTCGCTGACCAGGGCTCTGTTCTACATGGTGATGCAGTGCCTGGGCGCCATCTGCGGTGCCGGTGTGGTCAAGGGGTACCAGAAGGGGCTCTATGAGAGCAACGGTGGCGGAGCTAACGTCGTGGCTCCTGGCTACACCAAGGGTGATGGCCTGGGTGCTGAGATCGTCGGCACCTTCATCCTCGTCTACACTGTTTTCTCTGCTACTGACGCCAAAAGAAACGCCAGGGACTCTCATGTTCCC ATTTTGGCTCCCCTCCCCATTGGGTTTGCCGTGTTCCTTGTCCACCTGGCTACCATCCCCATCACCGGCACCGGCATCAACCCTGCCAGAAGCCTTGGCGCTGCCATCATCTACAACAAGAAGCATGCCTGGGATGATCAT TGGATCTTTTGGGTTGGACCCTTCATTGGAGCTGctcttgctgccatctaccaccagATAGTCATCAGGGCGATCCCATTCAAGAGCAGGCCCTGA